One genomic segment of Chitinophaga parva includes these proteins:
- a CDS encoding DUF4843 domain-containing protein, which translates to MKKPISILILFSMVAAFAACKKQTLLTYNADDNIYFFYKRSNLQQDSVNFSFAYSPATVQDSTINIQVAVTGAPVNTDRSFTIAVDPTSTAQANVHYEMPEKFVLRAGNLVDSFAVKLLRTPDLQTNIPFLRLNLVADHNFHTDIKAITGTLDSVNALSFKINLSDQLTQGNYWTSILATYFGTFSVKKLRLINQVAGMPLDYVVNGIYDLNMAARCASWAITMSRYLDDQQQAGQTVYDEDGVTPMTMGAGYL; encoded by the coding sequence ATGAAAAAGCCGATCAGCATATTGATATTGTTTTCCATGGTGGCCGCCTTTGCCGCCTGTAAAAAGCAAACGCTGCTTACCTATAACGCGGACGACAATATTTATTTTTTCTATAAACGCAGCAACCTGCAGCAGGACAGCGTGAACTTCTCCTTTGCCTACAGCCCCGCTACGGTGCAGGACAGTACCATCAATATCCAGGTGGCGGTGACCGGCGCACCGGTGAACACGGACCGGTCATTTACCATCGCGGTAGATCCTACCAGCACGGCACAGGCTAATGTACACTACGAGATGCCTGAAAAGTTTGTGCTGCGGGCCGGCAACCTGGTAGACAGTTTTGCCGTAAAGCTGCTGCGCACACCAGACCTGCAGACCAATATACCTTTCCTGCGCCTGAACCTGGTGGCGGATCATAATTTTCATACAGATATCAAAGCCATTACCGGTACGCTGGATTCGGTCAACGCCCTGTCTTTTAAGATCAATCTTTCGGACCAGCTCACGCAAGGCAACTACTGGACCAGCATTTTGGCTACTTACTTCGGCACGTTCAGCGTGAAGAAGCTGCGCCTCATTAACCAGGTGGCAGGCATGCCGCTGGACTACGTAGTAAATGGCATCTATGACCTGAATATGGCCGCCCGCTGCGCCTCCTGGGCCATTACCATGAGCCGCTACCTGGATGACCAGCAGCAGGCCGGCCAGACCGTGTATGATGAAGATGGCGTAACTCCCATGACCATGGGAGCAGGCTACCTGTAA
- a CDS encoding RagB/SusD family nutrient uptake outer membrane protein, whose product MKTTSFAIGLALLTATVGMGGCKKYLTVQPESSFTGEQVFGNEKAAQSALNGIYNYLADGNLYGSNLTTISIELMGQRFAPPSLGGTNNYTYLRTYAYTNTLVMPTFEQLWQKAYGTILYANAFIPQMDRMQAAGTLTAAHAAQMKGEALAIRAMVHFDLLRLFGPVYSTAPDAKSIPYYSRADGQAQDILPASQVMDSVLLDLSQAEQLLAADPIITQGVNNAQDFYAGFRNQRLNYYAVKALEARACLWMGNTTAAHDAAAAVLAEGEKWFPWTTPAAITAANAPDRVYSPEILFGSYNQNMYTTYNASFSSTLLATQVITVNNANVDKVFEANKNDYRYNYWFNSSPNGFLSFDKFKDIADNTKTWRFVQPLVRKTEMYYILAETDPAAALSLLDSVRTHRGLPPLDPSASIPTEIQKEYQKEFWGEGQLFYYYKRNNVARIPSGTSGTATVAPVYVVPLPLSETSPR is encoded by the coding sequence ATGAAAACAACATCTTTCGCAATAGGGCTTGCCTTACTTACCGCCACGGTGGGCATGGGCGGCTGCAAAAAATACCTGACCGTACAGCCGGAATCTTCCTTCACCGGTGAGCAGGTGTTCGGTAATGAAAAGGCGGCACAGTCGGCCCTCAACGGCATTTACAATTACCTGGCAGATGGGAACCTGTATGGCAGTAATCTCACTACCATTTCCATTGAGCTGATGGGCCAGCGCTTTGCGCCCCCCAGTCTGGGTGGTACCAATAACTATACGTACCTGCGTACCTACGCATATACCAATACCCTGGTGATGCCCACCTTTGAACAGTTGTGGCAAAAGGCTTATGGCACTATCCTGTATGCCAATGCCTTCATTCCCCAGATGGACCGCATGCAGGCCGCCGGCACGCTTACCGCAGCACATGCCGCCCAGATGAAAGGGGAAGCCCTGGCCATCCGCGCCATGGTGCACTTTGATCTGCTCCGCCTCTTTGGCCCGGTGTACAGTACTGCACCGGATGCAAAGTCCATCCCGTACTATTCCCGGGCAGACGGCCAGGCGCAGGACATCTTGCCGGCCAGCCAGGTGATGGACAGCGTGCTGCTGGATCTTTCCCAGGCGGAACAACTGCTGGCGGCGGATCCTATCATCACCCAGGGCGTCAACAATGCCCAGGACTTTTACGCCGGCTTCCGCAACCAGCGCCTGAACTACTACGCCGTGAAAGCCCTGGAAGCCCGCGCCTGCCTGTGGATGGGCAATACCACCGCCGCACATGACGCTGCCGCAGCAGTACTGGCGGAAGGGGAAAAATGGTTCCCCTGGACCACTCCCGCCGCTATTACCGCCGCCAATGCACCAGACCGCGTATATTCCCCTGAAATACTGTTTGGCTCCTACAACCAGAACATGTACACCACCTACAATGCTTCCTTCAGCTCCACGCTGCTGGCCACGCAGGTGATCACGGTGAATAACGCGAACGTGGACAAGGTCTTTGAAGCCAACAAGAACGACTACCGTTATAATTACTGGTTCAATAGCAGTCCGAATGGGTTCCTGTCTTTCGATAAGTTCAAAGACATTGCAGATAACACCAAAACCTGGCGCTTTGTACAACCGCTGGTCCGCAAAACGGAAATGTATTACATCCTGGCAGAAACAGATCCTGCTGCGGCCTTGTCCCTGCTGGACAGTGTAAGGACCCACCGCGGCCTGCCCCCGCTGGACCCCTCCGCCAGCATTCCAACGGAGATCCAGAAGGAATACCAGAAAGAGTTCTGGGGAGAAGGGCAGCTGTTCTACTACTATAAACGCAATAACGTGGCCCGCATTCCCAGCGGCACCAGCGGCACCGCTACCGTGGCGCCGGTGTATGTAGTGCCCTTGCCACTTTCGGAAACTTCCCCGCGTTAA